One window from the genome of Choloepus didactylus isolate mChoDid1 chromosome 2, mChoDid1.pri, whole genome shotgun sequence encodes:
- the FMO5 gene encoding flavin-containing monooxygenase 5 gives MAKKRIAVIGAGVSGLTCIKCCVEEGLEPVCFERTHDIGGLWRFEESLEEGRASIYKSVIINTSKEMMCFSDYPIPDDYPNFMHNSHVLEYFRMYARDFGLLKYIQFKTTVCSVRKRPDFSTSGQWDVVTECEGKKEENVFDGVMVCTGHHTNAHLPLESFPGIEKFKGQYFHSRDYKNPVEFTGKRVIIIGIGNSGGDLAVEISHTAKQVFLSTRRGAWIMNRVGDYGYPFDVLFSSRLNYFFSKMLGPLLSNMYLEKKLNQRFDHEMFGLKPKHRALSQHPTVNDSLPNCIISGLVKVKRNVKEFTETAAIFEDGSRENNIDAVVFATGYSFAFPFLDDSIKVVKNKISLYKNIFPPNLEKPTLAIIGLVQPLGAIMPISELQGRWATQVFKGLKTLPSQSEMMADIYKAKDKMAKRYVESQRHTIQVDYIEVMDELANLLGVKPNVLSLAFTDPKLALQLFWGPCTPIQYRLQGPGKWAGARKALLTTDHRIKKPMMTRVVEKSDSMISTMTIVRVMLVVAFFAIIVAYF, from the exons ATGGCCAAGAAAAGAATTGCTGTGATTGGGGCAGGTGTTAGTGGGCTCACGTGTATCAAGTGCTGCGTGGAAGAAGGTTTGGAGCCTGTCTGCTTCGAAAGGACTCACGACATTGGAGGGCTTTGGAGGTTCGAG GAGAGTCTGGAAGAAGGAAGGGCCAGTATTTACAAATCAGTGATCATCAATACTTCTAAGGAGATGATGTGTTTCAGTGACTATCCCATCCCAGATGATTATCCTAACTTCATGCACAACTCCCATGTCCTAGAGTACTTCAGGATGTATGCCAGAGACTTTGGCCTTCTAAAGTATATTCAATTCAAG ACCACTGTGTGCAGCGTGAGGAAGCGACCTGATTTCTCTACTTCAGGCCAGTGGGATGTGGTCACTGAGTGTGAAGGGAAAAAAGAGGAGAATGTCTTCGATGGGGTTATGGTTTGCACTGGCCATCATACCAATGCTCACCTACCCCTGGAAAGCTTCCCTG GAATTGAGAAGTTCAAAGGACAATACTTCCATAGTCGAGACTATAAGAACCCAGTGGAATTCACTGGAAAGAGAGTCATTATAATTGGTATTGGGAACTCTGGAGGGGATCTGGCAGTGGAGATCAGCCACACAGCCAAGCAG GTTTTCCTCAGCACTAGGAGAGGAGCTTGGATCATGAATCGTGTAGGCGACTATGGATATCCTTTTGATGTGTTGTTTTCTTCTCGacttaactattttttttcaaaaatgttggGTCCGTTACTATCAAACATGTATCTAGAAAAAAAGTTGAACCAAAGATTTGACCATGAAATGTTTGGCCTGAAGCCTAAACACAG AGCTCTAAGTCAACATCCAACGGTAAATGATAGTCTGCCAAATTGCATAATTTCTGGCTTGGTGAAGGTGAAAAGAAATGTGAAGGAATTCACAGAAACAGCTGCCATATTTGAAGATGGCTCCAGGGAGAATAACATTGATGCTGTTGTCTTTGCCACAGGCTATAGCTTTGCCTTTCCTTTTCTTGATGACTCTATCAAAGTGGTCAAAAACAAGATATCTCTATATAAAAATATCTTCCCTCCTAACTTGGAAAAGCCAACTCTTGCAATCATAGGCTTAGTCCAGCCCTTGGGAGCCATTATGCCCATTTCGGAGCTCCAGGGACGCTGGGCCACTCAAGTATTTAAAG GGCTAAAGACATTACCCTCACAAAGTGAAATGATGGCAGATATATATAAGGCTAAAGACAAAATGGCAAAAAG GTATGTGGAGAGCCAACGCCATACCATTCAGGTAGACTACATAGAAGTAATGGATGAGCTTGCTAATCTTTTGGGGGTCAAGCCCAACGTGCTGTCCCTGGCCTTCACTGACCCCAAGTTGGCATTACAGTTATTCTGGGGACCTTGTACTCCAATCCAATATCGTCTACAGGGTCCTGGAAAGTGGGCTGGAGCTCGAAAAGCTCTCCTCACCACAGACCACCGTATCAAGAAGCCTATGATGACAAGAGTAGTTGAAAAGAGTGACTCCATGATCTCAACAATGACAATAGTCAGGGTTATGCTTGTTGTTGCTTTCTTTGCTATAATTGTGGCCTATTTCTAG